Proteins encoded in a region of the Vitis riparia cultivar Riparia Gloire de Montpellier isolate 1030 chromosome 7, EGFV_Vit.rip_1.0, whole genome shotgun sequence genome:
- the LOC117917995 gene encoding CBS domain-containing protein CBSCBSPB3, which produces MSSQVAAPHPRRTSLSQKRGPTTASKKAVLAENGSSNAKASSPTHLVDGVRTVKKLRLSKALTIPEGTTVSDACRRMAARRVDAVLLTDSNALLSGIVTDKDIATRVIAEELRPEQTVVSKIMTRHPIFVNSDSLAIEALEKMVQGKFRHLPVVENGEVIAILDITKCLYDAISRMEKAAEHGSAIAAAVEGVERQWGSNFTAPYSFIETLRERMFKPALSTIIAENTKVAIVSPSDPISVAAKKMREYRVNSVIIMTGSKIQGILTSKDILMRVVAQNLSPELTLVEKVMTPNPECATLETTILDALHIMHDGKFLHLPVVDKDGGIAACVDVLQITHAAISMVENSSGAVNEVTNTIMQKFWDSTLALEPPDDYDTQSELSALMAADGAEPGRNMYPSLGLGNSFAFKFEDIKGRVHRFNCGTESLDELVSAIMQRIGASTDQDRPQILYEDDEGDKVLLSTDSDLVSAVSHARVVGQKVLRLQLDYSESIQETRRPQTGTDTVQGTGGVFLHSGILASAVIITVVGFMVYLKRAKL; this is translated from the exons ATGAGTAGCCAAGTCGCTGCTCCGCATCCCAGGAGGACCAGCCTCTCCCAGAAACGAGGCCCTACCACCGCCTCCAAGAAGGCGGTTCTTGCCGAAAATGGAAGCTCCAATGCCAAAGCCTCATCTCCTACCCA TTTGGTTGATGGCGTGAGAACAGTGAAGAAGCTGAGATTGTCCAAAGCCCTCACGATTCCTGAAGGAACCACAGTGTCTGATGCATGCCGAAGGATGGCAGCTCGGAGAGTGGATGCTGTTTTGTTGACAGATTCAAATGCTCTGCTCTCTGGAATTGTTACAGACAAG GACATTGCCACTAGAGTTATAGCGGAAGAATTGAGGCCAGAACAGACAGTAGTTTCAAAGATTATGACAAGGCATCCAATTTTTGTTAACTCAGATTCGTTGGCTATTGAGGCTCTTGAGAAGATGGTGCAGG GCAAGTTTAGGCACCTCCCTGTTGTAGAAAATGGTGAAGTTATTGCCATATTGGATATTACAAAGTGCCTCTATGATGCTATATCTCGAATGGAGAAGGCTGCAGAGCATGGTAGTGCAATTGCGGCTGCTGTTGAAGGGGTGGAACGCCAATGGGGAAGCAATTTCACTG CTCCATATAGTTTTATTGAAACGCTTAGGGAGCGGATGTTCAAGCCTGCTTTGTCAACTATCATTGCGGAAAATACCAA GGTTGCAATAGTATCACCCTCTGATCCTATCTCTGTTGCTGCTAAAAAGATGCGAGAATATCGGGTTAATTCAGTTATAATCATGACTGGAAGCAAGATTCAGGGGATATTAAC TTCAAAGGATATTCTTATGCGGGTTGTGGCACAAAACCTTTCTCCTGAGTTGACTCTGGTGGAAAAG GTGATGACTCCAAACCCTGAATGCGCAACCTTGGAGACAACAATCCTTGATGCGCTACACATAATGCATGATGGGAAGTTTTTACATCTTCCTGTTGTAGACAAAG ATGGAGGTATTGCTGCCTGTGTTGATGTTCTGCAGATAACTCATGCAGCAATTTCAATG GTTGAAAATAGCTCTGGAGCAGTTAATGAGGTCACAAATACGATAATGCAAAAGTTTTGGGATTCAACACTTGCTCTAGAGCCACCAGATGATTATGACACCCAGAG TGAATTGTCTGCATTGATGGCGGCAGATGGGGCTGAACCTGGGAGGAACATGTATCCATCTCTTGGTCTTGGGAATTCGTTTGCCTTCAAGTTTGAAGATATTAAGGGTCGTGTACATCGATTCAATTGTG gCACTGAAAGTTTAGATGAGCTGGTATCCGCTATCATGCAGAGGATAGGTGCCAGTACCGACCAAGATCGTCCACAGATTTTG TATGAAGACGATGAAGGGGATAAAGTTCTACTTTCAACTGACAGTGATCTTGTTAGTGCCGTCAGTCATGCTAGAGTAGTGGGACAGaag GTTTTAAGGTTGCAGTTGGACTATTCTGAGTCCATCCAGGAAACAAGAAGACCCCAGACGGGCACAGACACTGTCCAAGGTACTGGAGGGGTGTTTCTCCACTCTGGGATTTTGGCAAGTGCAGTGATCATAACAGTTGTTGGTTTTATGGTCTACTTAAAGCGTGCCAAGTTATGA